A single Providencia manganoxydans DNA region contains:
- the ilvN gene encoding acetolactate synthase small subunit: MRRILSVLLENESGALSRVIGLFSQRGYNIESLTVAPTDDPTLSRMTIQTKGDAKVLEQIEKQLHKLVDVLRVSELTASAHIEREIMLVKLQASGYGRDEIKRCSDIFRGQIVDVTPTLYTVQLAGTSDKLDAFIEAVRGVAEIVEVVRSGIIGVSRGDKIMR; this comes from the coding sequence ATGCGTCGTATTTTATCAGTTTTATTAGAAAACGAATCCGGTGCGTTATCTCGAGTCATCGGGCTATTTTCTCAACGTGGCTACAATATTGAAAGTTTGACGGTTGCACCGACAGATGATCCGACATTGTCTCGAATGACTATTCAGACAAAAGGCGATGCGAAAGTTCTTGAGCAAATTGAAAAGCAGCTACATAAATTAGTAGATGTATTGCGTGTTAGCGAATTAACGGCTTCAGCACATATTGAACGTGAAATTATGTTAGTTAAGTTGCAAGCATCAGGTTATGGGCGTGATGAAATCAAACGTTGCTCAGATATTTTCCGTGGACAGATTGTTGATGTGACGCCAACGCTTTATACCGTTCAGCTCGCAGGAACAAGCGATAAACTAGATGCTTTTATCGAAGCGGTGCGTGGTGTTGCTGAAATTGTTGAAGTTGTACGTTCAGGTATCATCGGTGTATCACGCGGTGATAAAATTATGCGATGA
- the rsmH gene encoding 16S rRNA (cytosine(1402)-N(4))-methyltransferase RsmH, whose translation MTQQQFKHVTVLLDEAVNGLNIKPNGIYIDGTFGRGGHSRLILSQLNEQGRLIAIDRDPEAIKAAQLINDPRFMIKHGPFSAIADYVAEEGLVGKIDGVLLDLGVSSPQLDDPERGFSFMRDGPLDMRMDPTRGQSAQQWLMNAEADDIAWVLKTFGEERFAKRIARAIVERNHNPEEEALTRTRQLAELIAKVSPIKDRHKHPATRSFQAIRIYINSELEEIEQALEGAVAVLAPEGRLSVISFHSLEDRLVKRFIRRNSKGPSVPAGIPLTETQIKELGAAKLREVGKMKPSGAEVDENPRARSSVLRFAQRMA comes from the coding sequence ATGACACAGCAGCAATTTAAACATGTAACAGTATTGCTTGATGAAGCAGTCAACGGACTCAATATTAAGCCAAACGGTATCTATATCGATGGCACCTTTGGCCGTGGTGGTCACTCAAGATTGATATTAAGTCAGCTAAATGAACAAGGGCGCCTGATTGCGATTGACCGTGATCCTGAAGCAATTAAAGCGGCTCAATTAATTAATGATCCACGTTTTATGATTAAACATGGGCCATTTTCTGCGATTGCGGATTATGTCGCAGAAGAAGGATTGGTTGGCAAAATTGATGGTGTTTTATTAGACCTTGGCGTGTCATCACCACAATTAGATGATCCAGAACGCGGTTTTTCGTTTATGCGAGATGGACCCCTAGATATGCGTATGGATCCCACGAGAGGTCAATCAGCACAGCAATGGCTCATGAATGCAGAAGCGGATGACATTGCATGGGTACTGAAAACCTTTGGTGAGGAGCGTTTTGCAAAACGTATAGCGAGAGCCATTGTTGAGCGTAATCATAATCCTGAAGAAGAGGCATTAACGCGTACTCGTCAGCTAGCTGAATTAATTGCGAAAGTGAGCCCGATAAAAGATCGTCATAAGCACCCAGCAACCCGAAGCTTTCAAGCAATACGTATCTATATCAACAGTGAATTAGAAGAAATAGAACAGGCACTTGAAGGCGCAGTGGCTGTTCTCGCACCAGAAGGGCGTTTATCGGTAATCAGTTTCCATTCGCTAGAAGATAGATTAGTGAAACGTTTTATCCGCCGAAATAGTAAAGGTCCGAGTGTGCCAGCAGGGATCCCACTGACTGAAACTCAAATTAAAGAGTTAGGTGCTGCCAAGTTACGTGAAGTGGGGAAAATGAAACCTTCTGGCGCTGAGGTAGATGAAAATCCAAGAGCGCGCAGTTCGGTATTGCGCTTCGCACAGAGGATGGCGTAA
- the ftsL gene encoding cell division protein FtsL, with amino-acid sequence MVPERHSLGKVIGRDLFRYGIIPLILLAAIIISAVFVVTTAHETRLLTAEKDRLYEEKDALDIEWRNLILEENALASHSRVERLSVDKLQMVHVEPSQENIIVSKQ; translated from the coding sequence ATGGTTCCAGAAAGGCATAGCCTAGGAAAAGTTATCGGGCGCGATCTTTTCCGTTATGGAATTATTCCTTTAATTTTACTTGCTGCGATTATTATCAGTGCTGTATTTGTGGTTACCACCGCCCATGAAACGCGCTTACTGACAGCAGAAAAAGATAGATTATACGAAGAAAAAGATGCGCTAGATATTGAATGGCGCAATCTGATCCTAGAAGAAAACGCATTAGCTAGCCACAGCCGAGTTGAACGCTTATCTGTGGATAAATTACAGATGGTTCATGTTGAGCCTTCTCAAGAAAATATCATTGTTTCTAAGCAGTAG
- a CDS encoding AMP-dependent synthetase/ligase yields the protein MYYRKHTLITENLYPYHLVNRLHNRFSAVESASRIAFSQWHNGQQSELTWKEVEQLSSAIACRLLSLNVAIQENIGLFAHNSMNWSLVDLAVLQLKAVTVPLYATSSLEQAAYIINDANIRILFVGEQEQYHIACQLKSHCPQLIAIVVLNSDVELLESDIPSYHLSHFIEQNTVEYQDELNRRIAAHNLSDLFTIIYTSGTTGEPKGVMLDYYNMAAQLYLHDQRLKLTSEDVSLSFLPLSHVFERAWSFYVMHTGARNVYLTDTNAVREALADVKPTVMCAVPRFYEKVYSAVLGKVAKAPLPRRLLFKWALAQGKKKTKALTKGSSLSIINNAFYNLADKLVLTKLRQLLGGRIRFMPAAGARLDDDVIAFFLAAGINIKYGYGMTETCATVSCWEEGRYPLGSIGTPLSSVEVRIGNNNEIQVKGPVVMKGYYNRPQETDDTFTADGWLKTGDAGEIDAQGNLYITDRLKDLMKTSNGKYIAPQMIEGVLGQDQFIEHIAVIADARKFVSALIVPCYDSLEEYARSINLKYRDRLELLKDSNIVALFETRLKDLQKNIEAFHQVKRFTLLPVNFSMEKGELTPTLKLRRKIISERYQSEIESMYRE from the coding sequence TGGAAGGAAGTTGAACAACTCTCTTCTGCAATTGCTTGCCGTCTTCTGTCGCTTAATGTTGCCATACAGGAAAACATTGGGTTATTTGCCCATAACAGTATGAATTGGTCTTTAGTTGACCTCGCTGTTTTACAACTAAAAGCCGTGACGGTACCTTTATATGCAACAAGTAGCTTAGAACAAGCCGCCTATATCATTAATGATGCAAACATCCGTATTCTATTTGTCGGCGAGCAAGAGCAGTATCACATTGCGTGTCAATTAAAATCGCATTGCCCACAGCTTATTGCTATTGTGGTGCTTAACAGTGATGTTGAGTTACTAGAAAGTGACATTCCTTCATACCACTTATCGCACTTTATTGAGCAAAATACCGTAGAATATCAAGATGAATTAAATCGTCGAATTGCTGCTCATAACCTTAGTGATCTTTTCACTATCATTTATACATCAGGAACAACCGGTGAACCTAAAGGTGTTATGTTGGATTATTACAACATGGCAGCACAACTCTATTTGCACGATCAACGTTTGAAACTCACTTCTGAAGATGTATCATTAAGTTTTCTACCACTATCTCATGTTTTTGAACGCGCTTGGAGTTTCTATGTTATGCATACTGGCGCTCGCAATGTGTATTTAACAGACACCAATGCGGTTAGAGAGGCATTAGCAGATGTAAAACCAACGGTGATGTGTGCCGTGCCTCGTTTTTATGAAAAAGTATATAGTGCGGTATTAGGTAAAGTTGCTAAAGCGCCTCTACCGCGTCGTTTATTGTTTAAATGGGCACTAGCCCAAGGTAAGAAAAAAACGAAAGCTCTTACCAAAGGCTCATCACTCTCAATTATTAATAACGCATTTTATAATTTGGCGGATAAATTGGTTCTCACCAAGTTGCGTCAGTTGCTTGGTGGACGCATTCGTTTTATGCCTGCTGCTGGTGCGCGCTTAGATGATGATGTGATTGCTTTCTTTTTAGCCGCTGGCATTAATATTAAGTATGGTTATGGTATGACAGAAACCTGCGCGACGGTTTCATGCTGGGAAGAAGGGCGTTATCCGCTCGGATCTATTGGTACACCTTTATCATCAGTTGAAGTACGTATTGGCAATAATAATGAAATTCAGGTCAAAGGACCTGTGGTGATGAAAGGTTATTATAATCGTCCACAAGAAACTGATGATACTTTCACAGCGGATGGCTGGTTAAAAACAGGTGATGCGGGTGAGATAGATGCACAAGGCAATCTGTATATTACTGATCGTTTGAAAGATTTGATGAAAACATCGAATGGTAAATATATTGCACCACAAATGATTGAAGGGGTGTTAGGGCAGGATCAATTTATTGAACATATTGCGGTAATTGCAGATGCGCGCAAATTTGTATCGGCTTTAATTGTGCCTTGTTATGATTCACTTGAGGAATATGCAAGGTCGATTAACTTAAAATACCGTGACCGACTTGAATTGCTCAAAGACTCAAATATCGTGGCCTTATTTGAAACTCGCTTAAAAGATTTGCAAAAAAATATTGAAGCATTCCATCAAGTTAAACGTTTTACACTACTTCCTGTCAATTTCTCAATGGAAAAAGGAGAGCTGACACCAACACTCAAATTACGTAGAAAGATCATATCAGAACGTTACCAGTCTGAAATAGAATCAATGTATCGTGAATAA
- the mraZ gene encoding division/cell wall cluster transcriptional repressor MraZ, which yields MFRGATLVNLDSKGRLTVPTRYRGMLSEESKGQMVCTIDLHQPCLLLYTLPEWEIIEEKLSRLSTMNPAERRVQRLLLGHASECQMDNAGRLLLASTLRQHAGLTKEVMLVGQINKFELWDEQTWYQQVEEDITAERQTQEPLSARLQDLSL from the coding sequence ATGTTTCGTGGGGCAACACTGGTAAATCTCGACAGCAAAGGGCGTCTTACCGTGCCTACCCGATATCGGGGAATGCTGAGCGAGGAATCTAAGGGGCAGATGGTATGTACCATCGACCTCCACCAGCCATGCCTATTACTTTACACGTTACCTGAATGGGAAATTATTGAAGAAAAACTGTCTCGCTTATCAACCATGAACCCTGCGGAACGGCGTGTACAGCGTCTGTTATTAGGGCATGCCAGTGAATGCCAAATGGATAATGCAGGGCGTCTTTTGTTAGCTAGTACGCTGCGCCAACACGCAGGGCTAACAAAAGAGGTCATGTTAGTCGGCCAAATAAATAAATTTGAACTTTGGGATGAACAGACTTGGTATCAGCAAGTTGAAGAAGATATAACTGCTGAAAGACAAACCCAAGAACCGCTGTCAGCCCGCTTACAGGATTTGTCACTATAA
- the cra gene encoding catabolite repressor/activator, translated as MKLDEIARLAGVSRTTASYVINGKAKQYRVSDKTVEKVMAVVREHNYHPNAVAAGLRAGRTRSIGLVIPDLENTSYTRIANYLERQARQRGYQLLIACSEDQPDNEIRCVEHLLQRQVDAIIVSTALPPEHPFYQRWANRSLPIIALDRALEKEHFISVVGDDQEDALMISTELKKFPAKSVLYLGALPELSVSYLREQGFRKGWEGDSREVNYLYANSYERASAADVFAEWLDKGNQMPDALFTTSFSLLQGVLDVALKRNGRLPEHMVIATFGDSELLDFLGCPVLSLAQRHRDIAERILELVLASLDEKQKPDTGITRIRRDLCRRGSLGRKE; from the coding sequence GTGAAACTGGATGAAATAGCCCGTTTAGCAGGGGTTTCCCGCACAACGGCTAGTTATGTGATCAACGGCAAGGCCAAGCAGTATCGAGTCAGCGATAAAACTGTAGAAAAAGTGATGGCTGTTGTCAGAGAGCACAATTACCATCCAAATGCCGTAGCTGCGGGGCTACGCGCAGGGAGAACACGTTCGATAGGGCTAGTCATCCCTGATCTCGAAAATACGAGCTATACTCGTATCGCTAATTATCTTGAACGTCAGGCACGCCAACGCGGCTATCAGTTATTGATAGCCTGCTCTGAAGATCAACCTGATAATGAAATTCGTTGCGTTGAACATCTTTTGCAGCGTCAAGTTGATGCGATTATTGTCTCAACGGCACTACCTCCTGAACATCCTTTTTATCAGCGCTGGGCAAATCGTTCCTTACCTATTATCGCTCTTGATAGGGCGCTTGAAAAAGAGCACTTTATTAGCGTAGTGGGTGATGACCAAGAAGATGCATTGATGATCTCAACTGAGCTGAAGAAATTTCCTGCAAAATCAGTGTTATATCTTGGCGCTTTACCTGAGCTATCCGTCAGTTATTTGCGTGAACAAGGTTTTCGTAAGGGCTGGGAAGGCGATTCAAGAGAAGTTAATTATCTGTACGCTAATAGTTATGAGAGGGCGTCAGCAGCAGATGTGTTTGCTGAGTGGTTAGATAAAGGCAATCAGATGCCTGATGCTTTGTTTACGACGTCATTTTCGCTGTTGCAAGGTGTGCTCGATGTCGCATTGAAACGTAACGGGCGCTTACCAGAACATATGGTAATTGCAACGTTCGGTGATAGCGAGTTGCTTGATTTTCTTGGCTGTCCTGTTTTATCGCTTGCACAGCGTCATAGGGATATTGCTGAACGTATTTTAGAATTAGTTCTTGCAAGTCTAGATGAAAAGCAAAAACCTGATACAGGTATTACACGTATTCGCCGTGATTTATGCCGACGTGGTAGCTTAGGTCGTAAGGAATAA
- the ilvI gene encoding acetolactate synthase 3 large subunit — MEMLSGAEMVVKSLIDQGVKHVFGYPGGAVLDIYDALHTVGGVDHILVRHEQAAVHMADGYARSTGDVGVVLVTSGPGATNAITGIATAYMDSIPLVVLSGQVASSLIGNDAFQECDMVGISRPIVKHSFLVKKAEDIPAIIKKAFYIAASGRPGPVVIDLPKDTVSPAHKYPYRYPETVSLRSYNPTLQGHKGQIKKALSKLIAAQKPVFYIGGGAINSSCSPEILELAEKLQLPVVSTLMGLGAFPETHHLSVGMLGMHGTYEANKVMHNSDVIFAVGVRFDDRTTNNLEKYCPNATVIQIDVDPTSISKTVNTDIPIVGDAKLALQQMLSQLDQASTKQNSQALQAWWKDIETWREKKCLSYQTNSQKVKPQQAIEAIYRLTQGEAYVTSDVGQHQMFAALYYPFDKPRRWINSGGLGTMGFGLPAALGVKLAHPQSTVICVTGDGSIQMNIQELSTALQYGLPVIVLNLNNGFLGMVKQWQDMIYQGRHSHSYMESLPDFVKLAEAYGHVGISISSPAELDDKLKQALVEVNENQRLVFVDINVDETEHVYPMQIRGGAMDEMWLSKTERT; from the coding sequence ATGGAGATGTTGTCGGGAGCAGAAATGGTCGTCAAGTCATTGATAGACCAAGGTGTAAAGCACGTATTTGGTTATCCAGGTGGTGCTGTTTTAGATATCTATGATGCACTTCATACCGTTGGTGGTGTGGATCATATACTCGTTCGTCATGAACAAGCCGCTGTACATATGGCGGATGGATACGCACGATCGACAGGGGATGTAGGAGTCGTCTTAGTGACTTCAGGGCCCGGTGCGACAAATGCGATCACCGGTATTGCAACAGCATACATGGATTCTATTCCCTTGGTCGTACTATCAGGGCAAGTCGCAAGCTCCCTTATCGGTAATGATGCATTCCAAGAATGTGATATGGTGGGAATATCTCGCCCAATTGTAAAACATAGTTTTTTAGTTAAAAAAGCGGAAGACATACCTGCAATCATCAAAAAAGCATTTTATATTGCAGCAAGTGGGCGTCCTGGTCCTGTGGTCATTGATTTACCTAAAGATACAGTCAGCCCGGCGCACAAATACCCTTATCGCTATCCTGAAACAGTTTCTTTGCGCTCATACAACCCGACGTTGCAAGGCCATAAAGGACAAATCAAAAAAGCACTTTCTAAGCTGATAGCAGCACAAAAGCCAGTATTTTATATTGGTGGTGGTGCGATCAACTCAAGCTGCTCACCAGAAATTCTAGAACTTGCTGAAAAGTTGCAACTTCCAGTGGTTTCGACGTTAATGGGACTCGGAGCTTTCCCTGAAACACATCATTTATCCGTTGGGATGTTAGGCATGCATGGGACTTATGAAGCCAATAAAGTCATGCATAACTCGGATGTAATTTTTGCAGTTGGGGTGCGTTTTGATGATAGAACCACCAATAACCTCGAAAAATATTGCCCAAATGCCACGGTTATCCAAATCGATGTTGACCCAACCTCTATTTCAAAAACCGTAAATACAGATATTCCGATTGTTGGTGATGCTAAATTGGCACTTCAGCAAATGCTGAGCCAGTTAGATCAAGCTTCCACAAAGCAGAATAGCCAAGCGCTTCAGGCGTGGTGGAAGGATATCGAAACATGGCGCGAGAAAAAATGCCTTAGTTACCAAACCAATAGCCAAAAAGTTAAACCACAGCAAGCCATTGAAGCTATCTATCGTTTAACACAGGGTGAGGCTTATGTGACTTCAGATGTCGGCCAACATCAAATGTTTGCGGCATTATATTATCCATTTGATAAACCTCGTCGCTGGATCAACTCAGGTGGCTTAGGAACGATGGGCTTTGGTTTACCCGCTGCTTTAGGGGTTAAATTAGCGCATCCACAATCTACCGTTATTTGTGTTACTGGTGATGGCAGTATTCAAATGAATATTCAAGAGCTGTCAACGGCGCTGCAATACGGCTTACCTGTCATTGTATTGAACTTAAATAATGGTTTTTTAGGCATGGTGAAGCAGTGGCAAGATATGATTTATCAAGGGCGACACTCTCACTCTTATATGGAATCATTGCCTGACTTTGTGAAGCTTGCTGAAGCTTATGGTCATGTCGGTATTTCTATCAGCTCTCCTGCTGAGTTAGATGACAAGTTAAAGCAAGCCTTGGTTGAGGTTAATGAAAACCAACGCTTAGTGTTTGTTGATATTAATGTTGATGAAACTGAGCATGTTTACCCAATGCAAATCCGTGGTGGTGCAATGGATGAAATGTGGCTGAGCAAAACGGAGAGGACTTGA